TTGGCCTGCTCGATGCGGTCCTTCCTGCTCGATACGAAGTTCCAGTCGATGTGGCGCGGCCCCTCGAGCGGAGCGCTGCCGAGCAGCATCACGCGGGCCTCGCCGCAGGCATCTAGCGTCATCGGGACGCCAGGTGAGAGCACCAGCATCCGCCCGTCTCCGACCCGCTCGGCGCCGCACTGCACGCTCCCTTCCCCCACGTACACGGCGCGCTCCGGATGCTCGCTCGGGAGCTCGAGCCGGCTTTCGGCTGGCATGACGGCCTCGACGTAGAAGAAGGGCGAGAAGGCGTGTACGGGCGGGCTCACGCCATAGGCTCGCCCCGCAAGCACGCGCAGGCGCACGCCGTCTCGTTCGAGTGCGGGCAACGTGTCGGCGGGGTGGTGATGGAACTCCGGTAGGATAGGCACGTCGGATCGAATACCTCCTGGATGCTCATCGCGAACCGCTCATGACAACGGTGGGTGCGTGCCCGCGCTCACTTCCGCCAGTAGTCATTCGCTGCCGCGATGGTCTGGAAGTTGACGGCGATCACGTGCGATGCAGCGGTGAGGGCATCGGCGGAGTTGGCGTACTCGGGTCGAAGCGCCTTCAGCACGTCCGCATCGGGTTGTGTGTACTTGACTCCACGGCGGCTGAGCAGGATGGCCAGCTCGAACCCTTCCTGCGGCGTCGCGGTGATCAGTGTGGTCAGCCAGGTTTCTGCCATCATCGTGCTCCCTCCTGCGGATCTTCAATTCTCAAAAAAGAATCTCTATGCGACCGTATGGCGTTTATCGGACGTTTGGATCTTTGCTGACGTTTGCCACACGCAGACAAGCCGGCGCCGTTGAGCCGCCAGGCGGTGGCGAGGAGCGCTAGCCTGGCAAGGTCCGAGGCGTCAAGGTGCGGCGCGGCGGCGTGTCGAAGCCGAGGAGCGCGCGGGTGTAGATTGCGAGCACGGCGCGGCAGAGCACGTGATCCCAGTCGAGGCGATAGCGAAGCCCGTGCGGGAGCGAGAGCACCCATTGGCGGACGGGGACGTGCGGCAGGATGTGATCGACGAGGAAGGCGAGGAACTCCTGCTCGAGAAACGGGGGCAGGCCGTTCGGATCGGCGCGTCGCGTGGTGGCGAGGAAGCTTTCGAGGCGCTCGCGCACGACCTGGTGGAGCACGGTGCCCGTGGCGCCGAGGGCTGGGTACCCGACCGATGCGACGGGGGCGCGGCTCGTGCGGCATGCGGCGGTGTCGCAGGCCATGTTGCCGAGGGATGGCAGTCACGCGCGGGCGTGGCATCGCTCCGAGGTCGCGTGTCGTCCGGGCGCGGTCGCCGCGGCGCTCTCGGTTGCCGCCGCGAAAATATGTCATAGGAAGTGACCCCATGATCCTCTACCCGACGTCCGAACAGATCGAGCGGCTGCTCGCCGGTCCCGATCCCGATCCGAAGGTGCGCCGCTTCCTGACGCGCGGCGAGGAGGGAGGCAAGGTGGGGGAGGCGCTCCGGCGTGGGTAGGAAGGCGAATCCCGTCATCATCGGCGCCTTCGTGGTCGGCGCGGTCGCGCTCGCCGTCGCCGGCATCGTGGTGTTCGGGTCGGGGCGGTTCTTCGCCGACACCACGCCGTTCGTCATGTATTTCACCGGCTCGGTCGACGGGTTGAGCGTCGGCTCCCCGGTCAAGTTCAAGGGCGTCGAGATCGGCGGCGTCACGCAGATCCAGCTCGATCTCGGCGAGGAGGCGCGCATCCCGGTCTGGATCGAGATCGACAACCGGAAGATCGTGGCGCGCGGCGCCGATCGGCTCCCGAGCGATCCGACGCGGCTCAAGGTCGCGATCGATCGCGGGCTGCGCGCGCAGCTGAACGCGCAGAGCATCGTGACCGGTCTCCTCTTCGTGCAGCTCGACTACCGTCCCGAGACGCCCGCCGTGCTGGTGGCGCCGCCGGAGTCCGGCTTCAACGAGATCCCGACCATCCCGACGACGCTCGAGCAGGCGCAGCAGGCCGCCGCCGAGGTCATCGCGAATCTGAAGAATTTCGACTTCGCGAGCTTCAGCAATGCGCTCCGCGCCTCGATCGACGGCATCAACGCGACGGTGAACGCACCCGGCCTGCAAAGGGCGTTGCAGTCGCTGCCCGAAACGCTCGTCGCCCTGAACCAGACGCTCGCGAGCGTGCAGAAGCTGGCGGTCGGCCTCGATCAGAAGAGCGGCCCGCTCCTCACGAGCCTGAACCAGGCGTCGGAGCGGACCGCGGTCGCCGTCGAGCAGGCGCGCGCCACGCTGCAGAGCGTCCAGGGCCTCGCCGACGCCGGGTCGCCGCTCGCGGGACAGCTCGTCGGCGTGCTCGAGGAGCTGCGCGGCACGGCGCGCTCGATCCGGCTGCTCGCCGACTATCTCGAACGCAACCCGAGCGCCCTCGTGCGGGGGCGGGAGGTGGAGGATCGATGATGTCCGTCGCCCGCTCGTGGACGGTGGCGCTCGCCACGCTGGCGGTGGCCGCCGCCGGATGCACGCTGCTCTCGCCGCGCCACGACCCATCGCGCTTCTACACGCTCTCGGCGCGCGTTCCCGCGGCGCCGGTCGGGCGCGGCGAGCCGCTCAGCGTCGTCGTCGGAGCGGTCACGCTGCCGGCCTATCTCGACCGCAACGAGGTCGCGGTCCGCGTCAGCGCGAGCGAGCTCAAGTACGCCCTCGCCGAGCGCTGGGCCGAGCCGCTGGTGCAGAACGTCACGCGCGTCCTCGTCGAGGATCTCGGCAACGCGCTCGCCAGCGATCGGATCGCGTCGCTCGCGACCGCGCCGACCGCGACGCCGGACTTCTGGCTGGAGGTCGTCTTCGTGCGATTCGAGGCCGACGCCGCCGGCAACGCCCAGCTCACCGCGCGCTGGGCCGTCCGCGACACCGGCCGCAGGATCCTCCGCATCCGGCAGTCGCAGCACGCCGGCCGCGCCGGCGCCCCCACCACCGAGGGCGGCGTCGACGCGATGAGCGCCGCCCTCGGCGATCTGGCGGAGGAGATGGCGGGCGTGCTCCAGGAGCTCGCGGCGGAGCGGCGCGCGCCGCGCGTCTGACGCCCGCGCCCCGCGGGGTACGCGCGCCCCGCGCGTACGCGCCGCCCCGCGGCTGCGCGCTCAGCCCCCGAGCGCGCCCTTGATCGCCTTCAACGTCTCGAGGTTCTTCTGCAGGCCGTCGACCTGGGTCTGCATGTCGGTGATGGCGGTGCCGAGCTTCGCCGCCTGACCGATTGCGCCGCCGCCCCCGGCGGCCTCCTTCATCACCGCCCCTCCGACCGCGCCGCCGAGCTCGTTCATATCGGCGACCGCGCGCCGCTCGCTGACCGTGCCGCAGAGGTACCCGGCGCCGAAAACCGTGAGGATCGCGCCGACCTGGATCCCGCGTCGCAACGTGCTCTTCATGACGATGCCTCCTGACCTGCGTGGGCGAGGTGACGCCGCATGCCGCGCGACCGCCCGTTGCCGCGCGGGGATTCGGTCGTAGCGGCCGAGGCATGACGGCGCAACTCGCCCCGATGCGGCACTGCTCGAGCTTCGGCGTCGCGTTCGCGACACGCGACGACGGATCCACCTGGACCATGACCGTCTTCCCGGAGCCGATCAGCGCGCTCCGGGACGTGGCGCTCGTGGCGCTCGTGCCTTGGCGGCGCCGGCCGCCACGCGGCTGTGAGGGATCGCACGGCGTCGCGCAGCGCGTTCCGACCTTGCCCGACGTCGCGCCCGCCGCTACCCATGAGCCGATGGCGCGCGCGCGATGCCTCGGCCTCATCACCGTCCTCGTCGCGGCGCTCGCCGGCCCGGCGCGCGCGACCGTCTACGACGTCGGCCCCGCGCAGCCGCTCGCCAACGTCGGCGACGTCCCGTGGGAGTCGCTTGCGCCCGGCGACACCGTGAACATCCATTGGCGGGCGACGCCGTACCGGGAGAAGTGGGTCATCAGCCGCGCCGGCACGGCCGCGCAGCCGATCACGGTCCGCGGCATTCCCGACGCGAGCGGCAACCTGCCGGTCGTGAGCGGCGACGGCGCGACGACCCGCCTCGCGCTCGACTACACCAACGAACAGCGCGGAATCCTGAAGATCGGCACCGCGAGCCCGAATGTCCTCCCGCAGTACATCGTCGTCGAGAATCTCGAGCTCCGGAGCGCGAAGCCCGGCTACACGTTCACCGACGACGGCGGGAATGCCGGCGTCCCGTACGCCGCCAACGCCGCGGCGATCTACGTCGAGCGCGGGCAGCACCTCGTGATCCGCGGCTGCAAGCTGCACGACGCCGGCAACGGGCTCTTCATCGGCATCTACGACGGCGACACCCGGGACATCCTGGTCGAAGGCAACTACCTCTGGGACAACGGCAACGCCGGGAGCGCGTTCGAGCACAACAACTACACCGCGGCCGTCGGCATCGTCTTCCAGTACAACCGCTTCGGACCGCTCTGCGCCGGCTGCAACGGCAATGCGCTCAAGGACAGGTCGATCGGGACCGTCGTGCGCTACAACTGGATCGAGAGCGGCAACCGCCAGCTCGACCTGGTCGACGCCGAGGACGATCCGTCGCTCATCGTGGACCCGCGCTACCGCGACACCTGGGTGTACGGGAACGTGCTCGTCGAGCCCGACGGCGCCGGCAACAGTCAGATCGTCCACTACGGCGGCGACAGCGGCGACACCTCGATCTACCGCAAGGGCACGCTCCACTTCTTCGAGAACACGGTCGTCTCGACGCGTGCCGGCAATACGACGCTGCTCCGCCTCTCGACCAACGATGAGAGCGCCGACGTGCGGAACAACGTCGTCTACGTGACCGCGACCGGGAACCGCCT
Above is a genomic segment from Deltaproteobacteria bacterium containing:
- a CDS encoding pirin family protein, with product MPILPEFHHHPADTLPALERDGVRLRVLAGRAYGVSPPVHAFSPFFYVEAVMPAESRLELPSEHPERAVYVGEGSVQCGAERVGDGRMLVLSPGVPMTLDACGEARVMLLGSAPLEGPRHIDWNFVSSRKDRIEQAKRDWREGRFPTVPGDEEEFIPLPEGA
- a CDS encoding hexameric tyrosine-coordinated heme protein produces the protein MAETWLTTLITATPQEGFELAILLSRRGVKYTQPDADVLKALRPEYANSADALTAASHVIAVNFQTIAAANDYWRK
- a CDS encoding MCE family protein is translated as MGRKANPVIIGAFVVGAVALAVAGIVVFGSGRFFADTTPFVMYFTGSVDGLSVGSPVKFKGVEIGGVTQIQLDLGEEARIPVWIEIDNRKIVARGADRLPSDPTRLKVAIDRGLRAQLNAQSIVTGLLFVQLDYRPETPAVLVAPPESGFNEIPTIPTTLEQAQQAAAEVIANLKNFDFASFSNALRASIDGINATVNAPGLQRALQSLPETLVALNQTLASVQKLAVGLDQKSGPLLTSLNQASERTAVAVEQARATLQSVQGLADAGSPLAGQLVGVLEELRGTARSIRLLADYLERNPSALVRGREVEDR
- a CDS encoding membrane integrity-associated transporter subunit PqiC — its product is MSVARSWTVALATLAVAAAGCTLLSPRHDPSRFYTLSARVPAAPVGRGEPLSVVVGAVTLPAYLDRNEVAVRVSASELKYALAERWAEPLVQNVTRVLVEDLGNALASDRIASLATAPTATPDFWLEVVFVRFEADAAGNAQLTARWAVRDTGRRILRIRQSQHAGRAGAPTTEGGVDAMSAALGDLAEEMAGVLQELAAERRAPRV